A window of Cellulomonas fimi contains these coding sequences:
- a CDS encoding DUF3618 domain-containing protein produces MSGQTTKKDDATQDQKPAITTPRMVEAESEVARTRAELAATVDALADRLDPRAQAKSAVDGTKRLWSDATTKDADPHRQKRARAVIGGAVAVVALLAAAGLRRKG; encoded by the coding sequence ATGAGCGGCCAGACCACGAAGAAGGACGACGCGACGCAGGACCAGAAGCCGGCGATCACCACGCCGCGCATGGTCGAGGCCGAGAGCGAGGTCGCGCGCACGCGTGCCGAGCTCGCGGCGACCGTCGACGCGCTCGCCGATCGCCTCGACCCGCGCGCGCAGGCGAAGAGCGCCGTCGACGGCACCAAGCGGCTGTGGTCGGACGCCACGACCAAGGACGCCGACCCGCACCGGCAGAAGCGGGCGCGCGCCGTGATCGGCGGCGCCGTGGCGGTCGTCGCGCTCCTCGCGGCGGCGGGGCTGCGCCGCAAGGGCTGA
- the galE gene encoding UDP-glucose 4-epimerase GalE, whose translation MTWMVTGGAGYIGSHVVRAFQQAGIPPVVLDDLSSGHRGFVPDDVAFVEGSILDTGLVARALAEHEVEGVVHLAGFKYAGVSVQRPLHTYEQNVTGTAHLLDAMAQQGVGAIVFSSSAAVYGTPDVDLVTEDTATTPESPYGESKLIGEWLLRDQGRATDLRHTSLRYFNVVGSGTPDLYDTSPHNLFPLVLDALTAGRTPRINGTDYPTPDGTCVRDYLHVADLADAHVAAARALADGRPLERVYNLGSGDGVSVREIMTAMADVTGIPFEPEVAPRRPGDPARIVASGELAARDLGWRMTHTLRDMVATAWEARQAH comes from the coding sequence ATGACGTGGATGGTGACGGGTGGTGCCGGGTACATCGGGTCGCACGTGGTGCGGGCCTTCCAGCAGGCGGGCATCCCTCCCGTGGTCCTCGACGACCTGTCGAGCGGCCACCGCGGTTTCGTCCCCGACGACGTCGCGTTCGTCGAGGGCTCGATCCTCGACACCGGCCTCGTCGCCCGCGCGCTCGCCGAGCACGAGGTCGAGGGCGTCGTGCACCTCGCCGGGTTCAAGTACGCGGGGGTCTCCGTCCAGCGTCCGCTGCACACCTACGAGCAGAACGTCACGGGCACCGCCCACCTGCTCGACGCGATGGCGCAGCAGGGCGTCGGCGCGATCGTCTTCTCGTCGTCGGCCGCCGTCTACGGCACGCCCGACGTCGACCTCGTCACCGAGGACACCGCCACCACGCCCGAGTCGCCCTACGGCGAGTCGAAGCTCATCGGCGAGTGGCTGCTGCGCGACCAGGGCCGCGCGACCGACCTGCGGCACACGTCGCTGCGGTACTTCAACGTCGTCGGCTCGGGCACGCCGGACCTCTACGACACCAGCCCGCACAACCTGTTCCCGCTGGTCCTCGACGCCCTGACCGCCGGCCGCACGCCGCGCATCAACGGCACCGACTACCCCACGCCCGACGGCACCTGCGTGCGCGACTACCTCCACGTCGCCGACCTCGCCGACGCCCACGTCGCCGCCGCCCGCGCGCTCGCCGACGGCCGCCCGCTCGAGCGCGTCTACAACCTCGGCTCGGGCGACGGGGTCTCCGTCCGCGAGATCATGACCGCGATGGCCGACGTCACCGGCATCCCGTTCGAGCCCGAGGTCGCCCCGCGGCGCCCCGGCGACCCGGCCCGCATCGTCGCGTCGGGCGAGCTCGCCGCGCGCGACCTCGGCTGGCGCATGACGCACACGCTGCGCGACATGGTCGCGACCGCGTGGGAGGCCCGCCAGGCGCACTGA
- a CDS encoding phytoene/squalene synthase family protein yields MRSVRLYDATAGRTSALVLSAYSTSFGMGARLLGKRAHRDIEAVYALVRLADEVVDTFQGPTAADELDELEAQTVRALRTGYSTNLVVHAFARTARRVGITTSETEPFFASMRADLTVEVHDRESFDRYVYGSAEVVGLMCLRVFLNADRTPGTPLVEPDAEQVAGARALGAAFQKINFLRDLGVDAGELGRTYFPGTERGRLSEAQRAAVLDEIAHDVAVARAALPRLPGRSRYAVAATLALYDRLLDDLAAQPVDALVRARASVPAPVKARVVAAAVAREWWDVRRGGQQA; encoded by the coding sequence GTGCGATCCGTCCGCCTCTACGACGCGACCGCCGGCCGCACCAGCGCGCTCGTCCTGTCCGCGTACTCGACGTCGTTCGGGATGGGCGCACGGCTGCTCGGCAAGCGCGCGCACCGCGACATCGAGGCGGTCTACGCGCTCGTCCGGCTCGCGGACGAGGTCGTCGACACCTTCCAGGGACCGACCGCCGCCGACGAGCTCGACGAGCTCGAGGCGCAGACGGTCCGGGCGCTCCGCACCGGCTACTCGACGAACCTCGTCGTGCACGCGTTCGCGCGGACCGCCCGACGCGTCGGCATCACGACCTCCGAGACCGAGCCGTTCTTCGCGTCGATGCGCGCCGACCTCACCGTCGAGGTGCACGACCGCGAGAGCTTCGACCGGTACGTGTACGGGTCGGCCGAGGTCGTCGGCCTCATGTGCCTGCGGGTCTTCCTCAACGCCGACCGCACGCCCGGCACCCCGCTCGTCGAGCCGGACGCCGAGCAGGTCGCGGGTGCGCGGGCGCTCGGCGCCGCGTTCCAGAAGATCAACTTCCTGCGCGACCTCGGCGTCGACGCGGGCGAGCTCGGCCGCACGTACTTCCCGGGCACCGAGCGCGGGCGGCTGTCCGAGGCGCAGCGGGCCGCCGTGCTCGACGAGATCGCCCACGACGTCGCCGTCGCGCGCGCCGCGCTGCCGCGGCTGCCGGGGCGCTCGCGGTACGCGGTCGCGGCGACGCTCGCGCTCTACGACCGGCTGCTCGACGACCTCGCCGCACAGCCGGTCGACGCGCTCGTGCGTGCCCGGGCGAGCGTCCCGGCGCCGGTGAAGGCGCGGGTGGTCGCGGCCGCGGTGGCCCGTGAGTGGTGGGACGTGCGACGCGGAGGTCAGCAGGCGTGA
- a CDS encoding metallopeptidase family protein: MSRAEFEDAVRDALDEIPPELARLIDNVVVLVEDEAPSDDPELLGLYEGTPLTERGEWWAAGSLPDRITIYRNPTLAICEDRDEVVEEVAVTVVHEVAHHFGIDDDRLHELGWG; the protein is encoded by the coding sequence ATGTCGCGTGCCGAGTTCGAGGACGCCGTCCGCGACGCGCTCGACGAGATCCCGCCCGAGCTCGCCCGGCTGATCGACAACGTCGTCGTGCTGGTCGAGGACGAGGCGCCGTCCGACGACCCCGAGCTGCTCGGCCTGTACGAGGGGACGCCGCTCACCGAGCGCGGCGAGTGGTGGGCCGCCGGGTCGCTGCCCGACCGCATCACGATCTACCGCAACCCGACGCTGGCGATCTGCGAGGACCGCGACGAGGTCGTCGAGGAGGTCGCGGTGACCGTCGTGCACGAGGTCGCGCACCACTTCGGCATCGATGACGACCGGCTGCACGAGCTCGGCTGGGGCTGA
- a CDS encoding polyprenyl synthetase family protein: MDEGDLAVAGGSLRSTAELALAVEDVTARADAALRDLLVERAARAGRHAVEARTLWEDLSATLGGKLLRPRLVAAAYLGLGGRESSVVVPVAAAHEALHVAMLAHDDVLDHDDRRRGRLNAGGSARQRARAAGLPEHVADERALTAGLLAGDLALTTAFRLLARTPVPGDLREHLADLLADGIETAVAGELLDVVSESLAPRDVDALLVAALKTAEYTCRSPLASGAALAGADLDVRRRLDDVGVALGLAFQLADDDLGVFGDPAATGKSTLSDLRRGKRTELLRLAYAGADRAGRAVLDRYVGQPDLDERDADRVRSVMVDSGALGAMRLLVERTADTARAHAAHLPHPLGDYLVGVVDDLAGRGH; this comes from the coding sequence GTGGACGAGGGCGACCTTGCCGTCGCCGGCGGGAGCCTGCGCTCCACCGCCGAGCTCGCACTCGCCGTGGAGGACGTCACCGCGCGGGCCGATGCCGCGCTGCGGGACCTGCTCGTCGAGCGCGCCGCCCGCGCGGGCCGGCACGCCGTCGAGGCCCGGACGCTCTGGGAGGACCTGAGCGCCACCCTCGGGGGCAAGCTGCTGCGCCCCCGCCTGGTCGCCGCCGCCTACCTGGGCCTCGGCGGCCGCGAGTCGTCCGTGGTCGTGCCCGTCGCCGCCGCGCACGAGGCGCTGCACGTCGCGATGCTCGCGCACGACGACGTGCTCGACCACGACGACCGCCGCCGCGGCCGGCTCAACGCCGGCGGGTCCGCCCGGCAGCGCGCCCGTGCCGCAGGGCTGCCCGAGCACGTCGCCGACGAGCGCGCGCTCACGGCCGGGCTCCTCGCGGGGGACCTCGCGCTCACGACCGCGTTCCGCCTGCTCGCACGCACCCCCGTGCCCGGCGACCTGCGTGAGCACCTCGCCGACCTGCTCGCCGACGGCATCGAGACCGCCGTCGCGGGCGAGCTGCTCGACGTCGTCTCCGAGTCGCTCGCGCCGCGCGACGTCGACGCGCTGCTCGTCGCCGCCCTCAAGACCGCCGAGTACACGTGCCGCTCCCCGCTGGCCTCCGGAGCCGCGCTCGCGGGTGCCGACCTCGACGTGCGGCGGCGGCTCGACGACGTCGGCGTCGCCCTCGGCCTCGCGTTCCAGCTCGCCGACGACGACCTCGGCGTCTTCGGCGACCCCGCCGCGACCGGCAAGTCCACGCTGTCCGACCTGCGCCGCGGCAAGCGCACCGAGCTGCTGCGCCTCGCCTACGCGGGCGCCGACCGCGCGGGCCGGGCCGTGCTCGACCGGTACGTCGGGCAGCCCGACCTCGACGAGCGCGACGCCGACCGCGTCCGCAGCGTCATGGTCGACTCCGGCGCGCTCGGCGCCATGCGCCTGCTCGTCGAGCGCACCGCCGACACCGCCCGCGCCCACGCCGCGCACCTGCCGCACCCGCTCGGCGACTACCTCGTCGGTGTGGTGGACGACCTGGCCGGACGGGGACACTGA
- a CDS encoding phage holin family protein, whose translation MSSTGPERPRKPFFERFTEPFADIAREKIGQAEDRVREAIQAEIDAVSASVRARAVQVRPSAIGFGAAALLTFFGLALFVTAAVVGMAHVVELWLAALLVGAALIIVAGGLAAWARHRLPKGQPLSVTRAHEVVHPAEEQVHPWSD comes from the coding sequence GTGAGCAGCACCGGCCCCGAGCGCCCGCGCAAGCCGTTCTTCGAGCGCTTCACCGAACCGTTCGCCGACATCGCCCGCGAGAAGATCGGGCAGGCGGAGGACCGGGTCCGCGAGGCGATCCAGGCCGAGATCGACGCCGTCAGCGCGAGCGTGCGCGCCCGCGCCGTGCAGGTCCGCCCGTCGGCCATCGGGTTCGGCGCCGCCGCGCTGCTCACGTTCTTCGGCCTCGCCCTGTTCGTGACCGCCGCCGTCGTCGGCATGGCGCACGTCGTCGAGCTGTGGCTCGCGGCGCTGCTCGTCGGCGCGGCGCTCATCATCGTCGCGGGCGGCCTCGCGGCGTGGGCCCGGCACCGTTTGCCGAAGGGTCAGCCGCTGAGCGTCACGCGCGCTCACGAGGTGGTCCACCCCGCCGAGGAGCAGGTCCACCCCTGGTCCGACTGA
- a CDS encoding phage holin family protein, protein MTTQPGPTGETRSIGQLVSDLSEQTSRLVRAELDLAKAEIQAKAQQLGIGAGLLAAAGILALYVLAAAITTAILGLSTVMDAWLAALIVTVFLLIVTVILALVGIRLVKRGSPPTPERAIENVHEDLEAVKAGWNA, encoded by the coding sequence ATGACCACGCAGCCAGGACCGACGGGCGAGACCCGGAGCATCGGTCAGCTCGTGAGCGACCTGAGCGAGCAGACGTCCCGGTTGGTCCGCGCCGAGCTCGACCTCGCCAAGGCCGAGATCCAGGCCAAGGCGCAGCAGCTCGGGATCGGTGCGGGACTGCTGGCCGCGGCCGGCATCCTCGCGCTGTACGTGCTGGCCGCCGCGATCACGACCGCGATCCTCGGCCTGTCGACCGTGATGGACGCGTGGCTCGCGGCGCTGATCGTCACGGTGTTCCTGCTGATCGTGACGGTGATCCTGGCGCTCGTCGGCATCCGCCTGGTCAAGCGCGGGTCGCCCCCGACGCCGGAACGCGCGATCGAGAACGTGCACGAGGACCTCGAGGCCGTGAAGGCGGGGTGGAACGCATGA
- a CDS encoding LLM class flavin-dependent oxidoreductase — MVAVGIVLLPQDRWSQAKERWRRAEEWGFDHAWTYDHLAWRTLADGPWFATVPLLAAAAAVTERIRLGTFVASPNFRHPVPFAKDVLGLDDVSGGRFLLGIGAGGEGFDAAVTGPPWSRGERTRRYEEFVTLLDRLLVQASTEFTGEFYEAHDARMIPGTIAQPRVPFLMAAAGPRTMRLAARLGQGWVTYGPTYDTEGAEGDPTGAQERWWAGLAEVSAQMDAVEATEGRDGVTTPRLRRYLSLDGAPVFSLTSLDLAVEGVERAAALGFTDVVVHWPRPDGVYAGRESVLEAFAARLPELQALPVAPR, encoded by the coding sequence ATGGTCGCCGTCGGGATCGTGCTGCTGCCCCAGGACCGCTGGTCACAGGCGAAGGAGCGGTGGCGTCGGGCGGAGGAGTGGGGGTTCGACCACGCGTGGACGTACGACCACCTGGCGTGGCGCACGCTCGCCGACGGTCCGTGGTTCGCGACCGTGCCGCTGCTGGCCGCGGCCGCGGCCGTGACCGAGCGCATCCGGCTCGGCACGTTCGTGGCGTCGCCGAACTTCCGGCACCCCGTGCCGTTCGCCAAGGACGTGCTCGGGCTCGACGACGTGTCGGGCGGCCGGTTCCTGCTCGGGATCGGCGCGGGCGGCGAGGGGTTCGACGCGGCCGTCACCGGGCCGCCGTGGTCGCGGGGCGAGCGGACCCGGCGGTACGAGGAGTTCGTCACGCTGCTGGACCGGCTGCTCGTGCAGGCGTCGACCGAGTTCACCGGTGAGTTCTACGAGGCGCACGACGCGCGCATGATCCCCGGCACGATCGCGCAGCCGCGGGTCCCGTTCCTCATGGCCGCGGCCGGCCCCCGCACGATGCGGCTGGCCGCGCGGCTCGGGCAGGGCTGGGTCACCTACGGGCCGACGTACGACACCGAGGGCGCCGAAGGTGACCCCACGGGTGCGCAGGAGCGCTGGTGGGCCGGGCTCGCCGAGGTGTCGGCGCAGATGGACGCGGTCGAGGCCACCGAGGGTCGTGACGGGGTCACGACGCCGCGGCTGCGCCGGTACCTGAGTCTCGACGGTGCGCCCGTGTTCTCGCTGACGTCGCTCGACCTGGCCGTCGAGGGCGTCGAGCGCGCGGCGGCGCTCGGGTTCACCGACGTCGTCGTGCACTGGCCCCGACCCGACGGCGTGTACGCGGGCCGCGAGTCGGTCCTGGAGGCGTTCGCGGCCCGGCTCCCGGAGCTGCAGGCCCTCCCGGTCGCCCCGCGCTGA
- a CDS encoding BldC family transcriptional regulator: MTAHPAESEALLTPSEVATLFRVDPKTVTRWAKAGKLSSIRTLGGHRRYRESEVRDLLNGVPQQHASDD, from the coding sequence ATGACCGCTCACCCCGCAGAGTCCGAGGCGCTGCTCACGCCGTCCGAGGTCGCCACTCTCTTCCGGGTCGACCCGAAGACCGTGACCCGCTGGGCGAAGGCCGGGAAGCTCTCCTCGATCCGCACGCTCGGTGGCCACCGTCGCTACCGGGAGTCCGAGGTGCGCGACCTGCTCAACGGCGTCCCTCAGCAGCACGCGTCGGACGACTGA